The following proteins are co-located in the Streptomyces sp. NBC_01198 genome:
- a CDS encoding phage holin family protein translates to MVASATLAVLAWLLPDFRIEAQNGDSPTQIAATAAVGAGAFGVLSALVWPLLVRALLLVPALLLGALVFFLNGSLLLVALRFTPDGRGEVTPVTAVVIAAVMSAASSATSTALAVRDDAAYGRRLARLAGRRRRHAGDPPLPTAPGTVFLQLDGVGHDVLASALAGSRPAMPTLAGWLGSTHRLTAWRTDWSSQTGASQLAILHGSNHDVPAFRWFEKETGQVMVCNRPSSAAELERRAVERTGSRGLLAADGASRGNLFTGGAEQSALVMSVAAQRGKFSRSRSGYFAYFSDPANAVRTAWSFVAEVGREVVESSASRLRRDRPRIKRGGVYPVLRAFATVVERDVAVAAVVGDMLAGRTAVYADLVAYDEVAHHSGPDSRDARKVLTRLDSSVRLIADAARYAPRPYRFVLLSDHGQSAGETFEDAYGTGLRELVRAGCGLPPTGREPGWRARRRTGAEARAAARSALRRPERGRRAAEEAACGGPPSDPIVLASGNLGLVAFPDIAGRATLEEIAGRCPRLLPALTGHPGIGFVLVRSEQRGPLVLGPGGSEHELATGRVTGRDPLAWFGPDAAAAVLRADSFAHTADLMVNSAVDPLSGAVHAFEEQAGSHGGLGGPQSRPFLLAPAELPLPAEPIVGAETLHTVFRTWLTPGLCPEPAPAVARPRNRRGLSRTSARP, encoded by the coding sequence ATGGTGGCCTCCGCCACCCTTGCCGTCCTGGCCTGGCTTCTCCCCGACTTCCGCATCGAGGCGCAGAACGGCGACAGCCCCACCCAGATCGCGGCCACCGCGGCGGTCGGCGCGGGTGCCTTCGGCGTGCTGAGCGCACTGGTGTGGCCGCTGCTGGTCAGGGCGTTGCTGCTGGTTCCCGCGCTGCTGCTCGGCGCGCTGGTGTTCTTCCTCAACGGTTCGCTGCTGTTGGTCGCGCTGCGCTTCACCCCGGACGGCAGGGGAGAGGTCACGCCGGTCACCGCGGTGGTGATCGCCGCGGTGATGTCGGCGGCCTCGTCGGCGACGAGCACCGCGCTCGCCGTACGGGACGACGCGGCCTACGGGCGGCGGCTGGCGAGGCTGGCGGGCCGTCGCAGGCGGCACGCGGGCGACCCGCCGCTGCCGACCGCCCCGGGCACCGTCTTCCTGCAACTCGACGGTGTCGGCCACGATGTGCTGGCGTCCGCCCTGGCCGGCAGCCGGCCCGCGATGCCCACGCTGGCCGGCTGGCTCGGCAGCACCCACCGGCTCACCGCCTGGCGCACCGACTGGAGCAGCCAGACCGGCGCCAGCCAGCTGGCGATCCTGCACGGCAGCAACCACGATGTGCCCGCCTTCCGCTGGTTCGAGAAGGAGACCGGGCAGGTCATGGTCTGCAACCGGCCCTCCAGCGCGGCCGAGTTGGAGCGCAGGGCGGTCGAACGCACCGGCTCGCGCGGCCTGCTCGCCGCGGACGGCGCCAGCCGCGGCAATCTCTTCACCGGCGGCGCGGAGCAGTCGGCGCTGGTGATGTCGGTGGCGGCGCAGCGCGGCAAGTTCAGCCGGTCCAGGTCCGGTTACTTCGCCTACTTCTCCGATCCGGCCAACGCGGTGCGCACCGCCTGGTCGTTCGTCGCCGAGGTCGGCAGGGAGGTCGTCGAGTCCAGCGCGTCCCGGCTGCGCAGGGATCGCCCGCGGATCAAGCGCGGCGGCGTCTACCCGGTGCTGCGGGCCTTCGCCACCGTCGTCGAACGGGACGTGGCGGTGGCCGCGGTGGTCGGCGACATGCTCGCCGGGCGCACCGCCGTCTACGCCGACCTGGTCGCCTACGACGAGGTCGCCCACCACTCGGGACCGGACAGCCGGGACGCCCGCAAGGTCCTCACCCGGCTCGACAGCTCGGTCCGGCTGATCGCCGACGCGGCACGCTACGCCCCCCGGCCGTACCGCTTCGTGCTGCTCTCCGACCACGGCCAGAGCGCCGGCGAGACCTTCGAGGACGCCTACGGGACCGGCCTGCGTGAGCTGGTACGTGCCGGGTGCGGGCTGCCGCCCACCGGGCGGGAACCCGGGTGGCGGGCCCGGCGGCGTACCGGCGCCGAGGCGCGGGCCGCCGCACGCAGCGCTCTGCGCCGCCCGGAAAGGGGCCGGCGGGCCGCGGAGGAGGCCGCCTGCGGGGGGCCGCCCTCCGACCCGATCGTGCTCGCCTCGGGCAACCTCGGCCTGGTCGCCTTCCCCGACATCGCCGGGCGGGCGACGCTGGAGGAGATAGCCGGGCGCTGCCCCCGCCTGCTGCCCGCGCTCACCGGGCATCCCGGGATCGGCTTCGTCCTCGTACGCAGCGAGCAGCGCGGCCCGCTGGTGCTGGGTCCGGGCGGCAGCGAGCACGAGCTGGCCACCGGCCGGGTGACGGGCCGCGATCCGCTGGCGTGGTTCGGGCCCGACGCGGCGGCCGCGGTGCTGCGGGCGGACTCCTTCGCGCACACGGCCGACCTGATGGTCAACTCGGCCGTCGATCCGCTCAGCGGGGCGGTGCACGCCTTCGAGGAGCAGGCCGGCTCGCACGGCGGCCTCGGCGGTCCGCAGTCCCGGCCCTTCCTGCTGGCGCCCGCCGAACTCCCGCTGCCGGCCGAGCCGATCGTCGGCGCCGAGACGCTGCACACGGTCTTCCGCACCTGGCTCACCCCGGGCCTCTGCCCGGAGCCCGCGCCGGCGGTCGCCCGCCCGCGCAACCGCCGCGGGCTGTCGCGTACGTCGGCCCGACCCTGA
- a CDS encoding MBL fold metallo-hydrolase — translation MSVEITWWGHATVTVRDSGTRVLTDPLFARRLAHLRRRKGAVPPAAAAAADVVLVSHLHADHLHIGSLALLAPGTPVLLPRGAQAAVPGLRRVRDRLRLTEVEAGESRDFGALSVRAVPAVHDGRRVPYGPQRSQALGYVVEGTARTYFAGDTGLFEGMADAVGPCDIALLPVGGWGPFLGHGHLDAGRAAQVLARLAPRAAVPMHYGTYWPIGMDAVRPHEFHTPGAEFVRLAADAAPRVAVHRLDHGQSVTVPDTGAAGRETSR, via the coding sequence GTGTCTGTGGAGATCACGTGGTGGGGTCATGCCACGGTGACCGTGCGGGACTCCGGAACGCGGGTGCTGACCGACCCGCTGTTCGCACGGCGGCTCGCGCATCTGCGCCGGCGCAAGGGAGCCGTGCCCCCGGCGGCCGCGGCCGCGGCCGACGTGGTGCTGGTCTCGCATCTGCACGCCGACCACCTGCACATCGGGTCGCTGGCACTCCTCGCGCCCGGCACGCCGGTGCTGCTGCCGCGCGGCGCCCAGGCCGCCGTCCCCGGGCTGCGCCGGGTGCGCGACCGGCTGCGGCTGACGGAGGTCGAGGCGGGCGAGTCACGGGACTTCGGCGCGCTGAGCGTGCGCGCCGTGCCCGCCGTGCACGACGGGCGGCGGGTGCCGTACGGGCCGCAGCGCTCGCAGGCGCTCGGCTACGTGGTGGAGGGGACCGCGCGGACGTACTTCGCCGGTGACACCGGGCTGTTCGAGGGGATGGCGGACGCGGTCGGCCCGTGCGACATCGCTCTGCTGCCGGTCGGCGGCTGGGGGCCGTTCCTCGGCCACGGCCACCTGGACGCCGGGCGGGCGGCGCAGGTTCTGGCGCGGCTGGCGCCGCGGGCGGCTGTACCGATGCACTACGGGACGTACTGGCCGATCGGCATGGACGCGGTGCGGCCGCACGAATTCCACACCCCGGGTGCGGAGTTCGTCCGCCTCGCCGCGGACGCCGCCCCGCGGGTGGCCGTGCACCGGCTGGACCACGGGCAGAGCGTCACCGTCCCGGACACCGGGGCCGCGGGACGGGAGACCTCCAGGTGA
- a CDS encoding DedA family protein: MIAFLASAAATPPSSQSTQQAVGYPSLFLLVVLGSLVPVVPTGAIVSSAAVVAFHQSDPFALLGVFCVASLAALLGDIGLYVLGLRGIRSRGGSRWLHRLQQRVDEHTLAAAQHRLDEHGVVVLVLSRLVPAGRIPVMVACLMSEMPLRRFVRGDVPACLAWAATYQLIGILGGSLFPEPWQGVALAVALTFTIASGPAVFRHFRT, translated from the coding sequence GTGATCGCCTTCCTGGCCTCGGCGGCGGCGACCCCGCCCTCGTCGCAGAGCACGCAGCAGGCGGTCGGCTACCCCTCGCTGTTCCTGCTGGTGGTCCTGGGTTCGCTGGTACCGGTCGTGCCCACCGGGGCAATAGTCTCCAGCGCGGCGGTGGTCGCCTTCCACCAGAGCGACCCGTTCGCGCTGCTGGGGGTCTTCTGCGTGGCGTCCCTCGCCGCGCTCCTCGGCGACATCGGCCTGTACGTGCTGGGGCTGCGCGGCATACGTTCGCGTGGCGGCTCACGCTGGCTGCACCGGCTGCAGCAACGGGTCGACGAGCACACCCTCGCCGCCGCGCAGCACCGGCTCGACGAGCACGGAGTGGTGGTCCTGGTGCTGTCCCGGCTGGTGCCGGCCGGCCGGATCCCGGTGATGGTGGCGTGCCTGATGTCCGAGATGCCGCTGCGCCGCTTCGTGCGGGGGGACGTGCCGGCCTGCCTGGCCTGGGCGGCCACGTATCAGCTGATCGGGATCCTGGGCGGCTCCCTCTTCCCCGAGCCCTGGCAGGGCGTCGCCCTCGCTGTCGCCCTGACCTTCACGATCGCCTCGGGGCCGGCCGTCTTCCGCCACTTCCGTACGTAG
- a CDS encoding MBL fold metallo-hydrolase gives MTDQSERILAAPRPPGEYRVWPRSFADRLTEPLPGLRTLARAIRECVIRPPAHTLRQVPLLPVEPGPLPEPRPGTIGVTWAGHASWVIRVGGLTVLTDPVWSHRIPGTPARVTPVGVPWEALPPVDAVVISHNHYDHLDLPTLRRLPRDTPLLVPAGLAAWCRRRGFTRVTELDWWEAAEISGVRFDFVPAHHWSRRTLTDNCRSLWGGWVLTDPAGRRVYFAGDTGYGDCFTDIGRAHPGIDLALLPIGAYAPRRLLRAVHIDPEEAVQAFRDLGAAAMAPMHWATFLLSSEPPLEPLTRLRAAWSAAKLSRETLWDLPIGASRTTAPARR, from the coding sequence ATGACCGATCAGAGCGAACGGATCCTGGCCGCGCCCCGCCCGCCCGGTGAGTACCGGGTCTGGCCCAGGTCCTTCGCCGACCGGCTCACCGAACCACTTCCCGGGCTGCGCACGCTGGCCCGCGCCATCCGCGAATGCGTCATCCGCCCGCCCGCCCACACCCTGCGCCAGGTGCCACTGCTGCCGGTCGAGCCCGGCCCGCTCCCGGAGCCGCGGCCCGGCACCATCGGGGTCACCTGGGCCGGGCACGCCAGCTGGGTGATCAGGGTCGGCGGGCTGACCGTGCTGACCGACCCGGTGTGGTCGCACCGTATCCCCGGCACGCCCGCCCGGGTGACGCCGGTCGGCGTGCCGTGGGAGGCGCTGCCCCCGGTCGACGCGGTCGTCATCAGCCACAACCACTACGACCACCTCGACCTGCCCACGCTGCGGCGGCTGCCCCGCGACACCCCGCTGCTCGTCCCGGCGGGACTCGCCGCCTGGTGCCGCCGGCGGGGCTTCACCCGCGTGACGGAACTGGACTGGTGGGAGGCCGCCGAGATCAGCGGTGTCCGCTTCGACTTCGTCCCCGCGCACCACTGGAGCCGGCGCACTCTCACCGACAACTGCCGGTCGCTGTGGGGCGGCTGGGTGCTCACCGACCCGGCCGGGCGGCGGGTCTACTTCGCCGGCGACACCGGCTACGGCGACTGCTTCACCGACATCGGGCGAGCCCACCCCGGTATCGACCTCGCGCTCCTGCCGATCGGGGCGTACGCGCCACGGCGGTTGCTGCGGGCGGTCCACATCGACCCGGAGGAGGCGGTGCAGGCCTTCCGCGATCTCGGGGCCGCGGCGATGGCGCCGATGCACTGGGCGACCTTCCTGCTCTCCAGCGAGCCCCCCCTCGAACCCCTCACCCGCCTGCGCGCGGCCTGGTCCGCGGCCAAGCTCTCCCGTGAGACGTTGTGGGACCTCCCCATCGGCGCCTCCCGCACCACCGCCCCCGCCCGCCGCTGA
- a CDS encoding aminotransferase class I/II-fold pyridoxal phosphate-dependent enzyme, whose amino-acid sequence MPISPPFDARPEPGLPVPAYWHAQLSVATTGTEAVGGGPELLEAACGYFTRRGMCCGPGQLLVAPGAESLLLALLSASGGDPVLARPAPAWQAPVAALLGRPVHTVPSAPEGGGVPDPVALLETARRARAAGADPRLLVLSAADDPTGTVTAPELLHETCEAAAEAGLQIVSDETYSDTLHHRHTVLLSPAEMLPDHTVVISDLGATLVPAAVPVAIARFPATAHGAAWRQRTAAALAALRAALPAPVAAATAYVLGEPAEVTDRAAAANRLHARTAAAAYRAITATGAVCRPPQAGFQLYPTLRAPDLDAAALEERLSAALGRRLPGGHRFGDDPAEPRVRVGTGALHGRTEGERRTTLAAADPLAVPHVAAALDALTAAFAALTGPDVVSGSADLGSRGGAG is encoded by the coding sequence ATGCCGATCAGCCCGCCGTTTGACGCCAGGCCGGAGCCCGGCCTCCCGGTGCCCGCGTACTGGCACGCCCAGCTGTCCGTGGCCACCACCGGCACCGAAGCCGTGGGGGGCGGTCCCGAGCTGCTGGAGGCCGCCTGCGGCTACTTCACCCGGCGCGGCATGTGCTGCGGCCCCGGGCAGCTGCTGGTGGCCCCCGGCGCGGAGTCGCTGCTGCTCGCGCTGCTGTCCGCGTCCGGCGGCGACCCGGTGCTCGCCCGCCCCGCACCCGCCTGGCAGGCGCCGGTCGCCGCGCTGCTCGGCCGGCCCGTGCACACGGTGCCCAGCGCGCCGGAGGGCGGCGGCGTGCCGGACCCCGTCGCGCTGCTCGAGACGGCCCGCAGGGCCAGGGCTGCGGGCGCCGACCCGCGGCTGCTGGTGCTCTCGGCCGCCGACGACCCGACCGGCACGGTGACCGCGCCCGAGCTGCTGCACGAGACCTGCGAAGCCGCGGCCGAGGCCGGCCTGCAGATCGTCTCCGACGAGACGTACTCCGACACGCTGCATCACCGCCACACCGTGCTGCTCAGCCCCGCCGAGATGCTGCCCGACCACACCGTCGTGATCAGCGACCTCGGCGCCACCCTGGTACCCGCGGCCGTCCCCGTCGCGATCGCCCGCTTCCCCGCCACCGCTCACGGCGCGGCCTGGCGGCAGCGCACCGCCGCCGCGCTGGCCGCGCTGCGGGCGGCGCTGCCCGCGCCCGTCGCGGCGGCCACCGCGTACGTGCTCGGCGAGCCCGCCGAGGTCACCGACCGGGCCGCCGCCGCGAACCGGCTGCACGCCAGGACGGCCGCCGCCGCCTACCGGGCGATCACCGCCACCGGCGCGGTGTGCCGCCCGCCGCAGGCCGGCTTCCAGCTCTACCCGACACTGCGCGCCCCCGACCTGGACGCCGCCGCCCTGGAGGAGCGCCTCAGCGCCGCGCTCGGCCGGAGGCTGCCCGGCGGCCACCGCTTCGGCGACGATCCTGCGGAGCCCCGGGTCCGGGTCGGCACCGGCGCCCTGCACGGCCGCACGGAAGGCGAACGCCGTACGACGCTGGCCGCCGCCGACCCGCTGGCCGTCCCCCATGTGGCGGCGGCACTGGACGCCCTCACCGCCGCCTTCGCCGCGCTGACCGGCCCCGATGTGGTCAGCGGTTCGGCCGACCTGGGATCGCGGGGCGGGGCCGGCTGA
- a CDS encoding HAD family hydrolase: MNATPPEPPDLVVFDCDGVLVDSEKIAVRIDVRMFAELGWPLSQDEIVERFVGRSFADMGAEIAAHLGRPLPGGWGARYRQLYHDAFEAELTPVDGVVEALDAITLPVCVASSTSHRGLRHTLGLTGLLDRFAGRVFSAADVARGKPAPDLFLHAARTLGVDPARCVVVEDSPYGVAAARAAGMYAYGYCGGLTPAHRLEGPGTTVFDDMRELPALLQG, from the coding sequence GTGAACGCCACCCCTCCCGAGCCGCCGGACCTGGTCGTCTTCGACTGCGACGGGGTCCTGGTCGACAGCGAGAAGATCGCGGTGCGGATCGACGTGCGGATGTTCGCCGAACTGGGCTGGCCGCTGTCGCAGGACGAGATCGTGGAGCGTTTCGTCGGCCGCTCCTTCGCCGACATGGGCGCTGAGATCGCCGCACACCTCGGGCGGCCCCTCCCGGGCGGCTGGGGCGCCCGTTACCGGCAGCTCTACCACGACGCCTTCGAGGCCGAGCTGACCCCGGTCGACGGCGTCGTCGAGGCTCTCGACGCAATCACCCTGCCGGTCTGCGTCGCCTCCAGCACCAGCCACCGCGGCCTGCGGCACACCCTCGGGCTGACCGGGCTCCTCGACCGTTTCGCCGGCCGTGTCTTCAGCGCCGCCGACGTCGCCCGCGGCAAGCCCGCCCCCGACCTCTTCCTGCACGCGGCCCGCACGCTCGGCGTCGACCCCGCGCGTTGCGTGGTCGTCGAGGACAGCCCCTACGGCGTCGCCGCGGCCCGCGCGGCGGGCATGTACGCCTACGGCTACTGCGGCGGCCTCACCCCGGCGCACCGCCTCGAAGGCCCGGGCACCACCGTTTTCGACGACATGCGCGAACTCCCGGCACTGCTGCAGGGCTGA
- a CDS encoding bifunctional phosphatase PAP2/diacylglycerol kinase family protein produces the protein MAYPWKSWDTALFAEVAGRHWPGAEPVLPRLSRAANHGRLWCAVAAGMAVAGGRDGRRAALRGMGSLALASLTVNTVGKGAVRRTRPLLEAVPVIRRLHRQPVTSSFPSGHSASAAAFAAGAAMESLGWGAAVAPVAASVAFSRIYTGVHYPSDVLVGCALGVGAALTVRALLPPAPGAPRSGPVARVPSLPGGRGLQVVVNAASGPPPLLTPPEVRIAAALPEAEVTECTEDDDLVEAMEKAARTAVELGGALGVCGGDGTVRLAATVALRHGLPLAVFPGGTRNHFALDLGFKTVEDTAAAVLDRRAARVDVARTTGLDTPDGVAQPFLNTFSIGSYPDLVRVRERWSRRVGSWPASVLAAVHVLRTCEPVDIEINGRPRSVWLLFAGNCRYSSVGLAPVRRRDLADGRLDVRIVDGGPFARTRLLGAALTGVLTRSPVYEAATVPRLRLRVPGTGVHLACDGEVEAAPRELLLDKVRGGLVVYRGRR, from the coding sequence ATGGCATACCCCTGGAAGAGCTGGGACACGGCGCTTTTCGCCGAGGTGGCGGGTCGGCACTGGCCGGGCGCGGAACCGGTGCTGCCGCGGTTGAGCCGGGCGGCGAACCATGGCCGGCTGTGGTGTGCGGTCGCGGCCGGTATGGCGGTGGCGGGCGGCCGCGACGGGCGGCGGGCGGCGTTGCGCGGCATGGGCTCGCTTGCGCTGGCCTCGCTGACGGTGAACACCGTCGGCAAGGGCGCGGTCCGGCGGACCAGGCCCTTGCTGGAGGCCGTTCCGGTGATACGGCGGCTGCACCGCCAGCCGGTCACCTCGTCCTTCCCGTCCGGCCACTCGGCTTCCGCGGCGGCGTTCGCGGCCGGCGCGGCGATGGAGTCGCTCGGCTGGGGGGCCGCGGTGGCCCCGGTGGCGGCGAGCGTGGCCTTCTCCCGGATCTACACCGGCGTGCACTACCCGAGCGACGTGCTGGTGGGCTGCGCGCTGGGGGTCGGCGCGGCGCTGACCGTACGGGCACTGCTGCCGCCCGCGCCGGGCGCACCGCGCTCGGGACCGGTGGCGCGGGTGCCGTCGCTGCCCGGCGGGCGCGGCCTCCAGGTGGTGGTGAACGCCGCATCGGGCCCGCCGCCGCTGCTGACCCCGCCCGAGGTGCGGATCGCCGCGGCGCTGCCGGAGGCGGAGGTCACCGAGTGCACGGAGGACGACGACCTCGTGGAGGCGATGGAGAAGGCGGCGCGGACCGCGGTCGAGCTGGGCGGCGCGCTCGGGGTGTGCGGCGGCGACGGGACCGTACGGCTGGCGGCGACGGTCGCGCTGCGGCACGGGCTGCCGCTCGCGGTCTTCCCCGGCGGCACCCGCAACCACTTCGCGCTCGACCTGGGCTTCAAGACCGTCGAGGACACCGCCGCCGCGGTGCTCGACCGGCGGGCGGCCAGGGTGGACGTGGCCCGCACCACCGGGCTCGACACGCCCGACGGGGTGGCGCAGCCGTTCCTCAACACCTTCAGCATCGGCTCCTACCCGGACCTGGTCCGGGTGCGGGAGCGCTGGTCGCGGCGGGTCGGGTCGTGGCCGGCCAGCGTCCTGGCCGCGGTGCACGTGCTGCGGACCTGCGAACCGGTGGACATCGAGATCAACGGCAGGCCGCGCTCGGTGTGGCTGCTCTTCGCGGGGAACTGCCGCTATTCGAGCGTCGGGCTCGCGCCGGTGCGCCGCCGCGACCTGGCGGACGGGCGGCTGGACGTGCGGATCGTGGATGGCGGCCCCTTCGCCAGGACCCGGCTGCTGGGGGCGGCGCTGACCGGGGTGCTCACCAGGTCGCCGGTCTACGAGGCCGCGACGGTCCCGCGACTGCGGCTCCGGGTGCCCGGCACCGGCGTCCACCTGGCCTGCGACGGCGAGGTCGAGGCCGCGCCACGGGAACTGCTGCTCGACAAGGTGCGCGGCGGACTCGTGGTCTACCGCGGGCGGCGCTGA
- a CDS encoding SseB family protein: protein MTDDISPNGALPPAQRALHEIANGSENVIALSTLAVSEVLLPVPAVDDYPDGVDGAELPQEIQLPVFEQEDGRQLVPVFTSETRMAEALPTTRSYRLVQLAALSGAWPSDELILSIDTGNADSLSISGEGVRALAGLAGGSN from the coding sequence ATGACCGACGACATCAGCCCCAACGGCGCCCTGCCCCCCGCGCAGCGCGCGCTGCACGAGATCGCGAACGGCAGTGAGAACGTCATCGCGCTCAGCACCCTCGCGGTCAGCGAGGTGCTGCTGCCGGTACCTGCCGTCGACGACTACCCGGACGGGGTGGACGGCGCCGAGCTGCCCCAGGAGATCCAGCTGCCGGTCTTCGAGCAGGAGGACGGCAGGCAGCTGGTTCCGGTGTTCACCTCGGAGACGCGGATGGCGGAGGCGCTGCCGACCACCCGCAGCTACCGGCTGGTCCAGCTGGCCGCGCTCAGCGGCGCCTGGCCGTCCGACGAGCTGATCCTCTCGATCGACACCGGCAACGCCGACTCGCTCAGCATCTCGGGCGAGGGCGTACGCGCCCTGGCCGGTCTGGCCGGCGGCAGCAACTGA
- a CDS encoding RNA ligase (ATP), with translation MSTLRVTAEQLTIVEHPNADALELAQVGLYRAVVAKGEYRTGEFAVYIPEQAVLPEPLVAELGLTGRLAGGAANRVRAVRLRGELSQGIVCRPAVLAGTDLERASAADEDFAGRLGITKWVPPVPISMSGDVESAPDLLPWTDIENLKRYPDIFAPGDLVTVTEKLHGTACCLTYYAGSGAIHVTSKGLGSQRLALVESPGNLYWRAVRGHGLPQLAADLAGTLGATRVGIYGEVYGSGVQDLGYGLDARGGLPGYAAFDVCAEIGGRLSWLDPAELPVGDLPLVPRLHHGPFDLDQVLALARGKETVSGRGAHIREGVVVRTADGTYSPVIGGRAVAKVVSDAYLTRKGGTEYE, from the coding sequence ATGTCCACACTGCGAGTGACCGCCGAGCAGCTGACCATCGTGGAGCACCCGAACGCGGACGCGCTGGAGCTCGCGCAGGTCGGCCTGTATCGCGCGGTGGTCGCCAAGGGGGAGTACCGCACGGGGGAGTTCGCGGTGTACATCCCCGAGCAGGCCGTGCTGCCGGAACCGCTGGTCGCCGAACTGGGCCTCACCGGACGGCTCGCCGGCGGCGCGGCCAACCGGGTGCGGGCGGTCCGGCTGCGCGGGGAGCTGTCCCAGGGCATCGTGTGCCGCCCGGCGGTGCTGGCAGGCACCGATCTGGAGCGCGCGTCCGCCGCCGACGAGGACTTCGCCGGGCGCCTCGGCATCACCAAGTGGGTGCCGCCGGTGCCGATCTCGATGAGCGGCGACGTGGAGTCGGCGCCCGATCTGCTGCCGTGGACCGACATCGAGAACCTCAAACGGTACCCGGACATCTTCGCGCCCGGTGACCTGGTCACCGTGACCGAGAAGCTGCACGGCACCGCCTGCTGCCTGACGTACTACGCCGGCTCCGGCGCGATCCACGTGACCTCCAAGGGCCTGGGCTCGCAGCGGCTGGCCCTGGTCGAGTCGCCAGGCAACCTCTACTGGCGTGCGGTGCGCGGCCACGGCCTGCCGCAGCTCGCCGCGGATCTGGCCGGCACGCTCGGCGCGACCAGGGTCGGCATCTACGGCGAGGTCTACGGCAGCGGGGTGCAGGACCTCGGCTACGGCCTGGACGCGCGCGGCGGGCTGCCCGGATATGCCGCCTTCGACGTGTGCGCGGAGATCGGCGGAAGGCTGAGCTGGCTCGACCCGGCCGAGCTGCCGGTCGGCGACCTGCCGCTGGTGCCGCGCCTGCACCACGGGCCCTTCGACCTGGACCAGGTGCTCGCGCTGGCCCGGGGCAAGGAGACGGTGTCGGGCCGGGGCGCCCACATACGCGAGGGCGTCGTCGTCCGCACCGCCGACGGCACCTACAGCCCCGTCATCGGCGGCCGGGCCGTCGCCAAGGTCGTCAGCGACGCCTATCTGACCCGCAAGGGCGGCACCGAGTACGAGTGA